From the Streptomyces sp. KMM 9044 genome, one window contains:
- a CDS encoding SCO2521 family protein, with the protein MGPATTAPRVVLACGEVRTSLLPALQALDSRAAALFLGLRADERVLLSERPNRYGRSPDTLTGVDCPLPSANGARVRAVGTVAARAVLTEGRLLQASAYFEVPAGGPDHRRPWGQYLVRPGVVEPFGKLPHEAVAEGVLSGGRHGDLDIGLIADGLHTRLLRHPLLDHRPPLRSRPTRLRWVALPADPGAGHSIERFTLAEDELRTVRLRVPEGTPSDRIAGLCDDLALHDWLLTTVVRIFDGIRLEAGAGAAGAPPARRRQRPGAEAGGEHPAVVRALRPAVDHLLHLWMPRARVAQDLAPLWDALEERPGFSRQWQTLVQRIRDQLTLHAIPSLHREGDRGP; encoded by the coding sequence GTGGGGCCGGCAACGACCGCGCCGCGTGTCGTGCTCGCCTGCGGCGAGGTCCGCACCTCACTGCTGCCGGCCCTGCAGGCCCTCGACAGCCGGGCCGCCGCCCTGTTCCTCGGTCTGCGCGCCGACGAACGCGTCCTCCTCTCCGAACGCCCCAACCGCTACGGGCGCTCGCCCGACACCCTGACCGGTGTCGACTGCCCCCTGCCCAGCGCCAACGGCGCCCGGGTCCGCGCCGTCGGCACGGTCGCCGCACGGGCCGTACTCACCGAGGGGCGTCTGCTCCAGGCCTCCGCGTACTTCGAAGTGCCCGCCGGCGGCCCCGACCACCGGCGGCCGTGGGGCCAGTACCTGGTACGGCCAGGGGTGGTCGAGCCGTTCGGGAAGCTGCCCCACGAGGCGGTGGCCGAGGGCGTGCTGAGCGGCGGGCGGCACGGCGATCTCGACATCGGCCTGATCGCGGACGGACTGCACACCCGGCTGCTGCGCCACCCCCTGCTCGACCACCGGCCGCCCCTGAGATCCCGCCCCACCCGGCTCCGCTGGGTGGCCCTGCCCGCGGACCCGGGCGCAGGCCACTCGATCGAGCGGTTCACCCTCGCCGAGGACGAGTTGCGCACCGTGCGGCTCCGGGTTCCCGAGGGCACACCCAGCGACAGGATCGCCGGGCTCTGCGACGACCTCGCCCTGCACGACTGGCTGCTCACCACCGTGGTCCGCATTTTCGACGGCATCCGGCTGGAGGCGGGCGCGGGTGCTGCGGGGGCACCGCCCGCCCGGCGGCGGCAGCGGCCGGGAGCGGAAGCGGGAGGGGAGCATCCCGCCGTGGTCCGGGCGCTGCGTCCCGCCGTCGACCATCTGCTGCATCTGTGGATGCCCCGGGCCCGGGTGGCGCAGGACCTGGCCCCGCTCTGGGACGCGCTGGAGGAACGGCCGGGCTTCTCCCGGCAGTGGCAGACTCTCGTCCAGCGCATCCGTGACCAGCTGACCCTGCACGCGATCCCCTCCCTCCACAGGGAGGGGGACAGGGGGCCCTGA